Proteins from one Terriglobus tenax genomic window:
- a CDS encoding carboxypeptidase-like regulatory domain-containing protein: MLSRLLRFSLVFLSLSYVALAQQTSTLVGTVQDSSGAAIAEATVTLLNTATGFQRTVSTNAEGQYTAPSIPAGNYRLSVEKPGFQRLERSNITLASAATTDVDLTLRVGNNSETVTVTESASLVQSQSGVVSSLVDSKQVVALPLATRNFTDLVLLTPGAHTGSASNLAEGGSAYAIRGGANFSVNGSIAAANSYLIDGIYDRNQWLNTLVLVPIVDSIQEYRVMTSNFNAEYGEAAGAVTTVSTKSGSNRYHGSVWEFLRNDQMNANSYFAKQNGIRRAPYRRNTFGATLGGPILHDHTFFFADYQGIRQSVPQTYTTTIPTLAQRAMVRTGNFSALGTQLYNPYASSTVGGVTARAAFAGNQIPTSLLDAAAVKFVDLLPTPTNGNATNNYTITPALTQNTNQFDTRIDQNLGSSDRLFFKYSFDQTEQVSPGTVATAPSGVSLIGPYIGTGGNGTRTPVRTQSGTLGYSHVLSPATLLEAHTAIVRWRAEVTPLGQGFAAASALGIPGINYNAISGGLPGITISNFSALGDTSSYPENSYITTFQYDGDVIHTAGKHTVKAGLLFLRHRFNGFSAFPVRGTYDFNGQFTRQIGSTSAASALADFAIGATDAANRNILTGEFGMRTFQLAPYLQDTWRVTDRLTLEYGARYEISAPPYEVNNHWANFDVASGTLRVAGLNGNSRRLRNFDWKTFSPRAGVAYSLDAQKKTVLRAGFGLSFVDTLAGGAQLYKNLPYYFAQVIATDSAAAPVSRLSDGFSTPVQPDPNNTTAISTGSPTAWDVNTRQTGVYQYSLGLQRELRQDTILEVSYVGTRSQHLLINSLNLNQSRPGAGAQNIRRPYYSINPNLVNVAYRTGAGDASYNSLQVHLEKRTSKGLNFGASYTYAKYLSDAGNPNGGGNADIQDHQCVRCNWGSTPDDFRHTLVLNHVYELPFGRGRQFLSRGPVSYIVGPWNFSGVWSLHSGSPFTVFYGSNVSNSSGGGTQRPNRIGSGRLSSGRTAARYFDTNAFTAPSLYSFGNSGTGILTGPGYFNVDLTLERRFFITERVSADLRGESFNTFNRANFNNPNATIGTTTAGVISSTQSPRVLQVALKISF, translated from the coding sequence TTGCTTTCTCGCTTGCTTCGTTTTTCTCTCGTCTTTTTGTCGCTTTCTTATGTCGCCCTTGCACAGCAGACATCCACCCTTGTCGGCACGGTGCAGGACTCCTCTGGCGCTGCCATTGCGGAAGCAACGGTAACGCTGCTGAATACAGCCACCGGCTTTCAACGCACGGTGAGCACCAATGCGGAAGGGCAGTACACCGCGCCTTCGATCCCCGCAGGGAACTATCGTCTCTCGGTGGAGAAGCCTGGCTTTCAGCGGCTGGAGCGCAGCAACATTACGCTGGCCAGCGCCGCTACGACGGATGTCGACCTGACGCTGCGTGTGGGCAACAACTCTGAGACAGTTACGGTCACAGAGTCTGCGTCCCTTGTTCAGTCGCAGAGTGGTGTTGTGTCCTCACTGGTCGACAGTAAGCAGGTTGTCGCGTTACCTCTGGCGACGCGCAATTTTACTGATCTGGTGCTTCTGACTCCCGGTGCTCATACCGGATCAGCCTCCAACCTCGCCGAGGGCGGTAGCGCCTATGCGATTCGTGGTGGAGCGAACTTCAGCGTGAATGGTTCGATCGCCGCTGCGAATTCGTATCTGATTGACGGAATTTATGATCGCAACCAGTGGCTGAATACGCTGGTGCTGGTGCCCATTGTCGACTCCATTCAGGAGTACCGTGTGATGACCAGCAACTTCAACGCGGAGTATGGCGAAGCTGCCGGAGCCGTCACGACCGTCTCCACTAAGTCTGGCAGCAATCGCTACCACGGTAGTGTGTGGGAGTTCCTGCGCAACGACCAGATGAACGCGAACAGCTACTTCGCGAAACAGAATGGAATTCGCAGGGCGCCGTATCGCCGCAACACCTTCGGCGCTACGCTGGGTGGACCTATTCTGCATGACCACACCTTCTTCTTCGCTGACTACCAGGGAATTCGCCAGTCTGTGCCGCAGACTTACACAACCACGATTCCGACCCTGGCGCAGCGGGCAATGGTGCGTACCGGAAACTTCTCCGCTCTGGGCACACAGCTTTATAACCCGTATGCAAGCAGCACGGTGGGTGGTGTAACAGCGCGCGCCGCATTTGCCGGGAACCAGATTCCGACCTCTCTTCTGGACGCGGCAGCCGTAAAGTTCGTGGATCTTCTGCCAACGCCTACCAACGGAAATGCAACCAACAACTACACCATTACACCGGCGCTGACGCAGAACACGAACCAGTTCGATACACGCATCGACCAGAATCTTGGCAGCAGCGACCGGTTGTTCTTCAAGTACTCGTTCGACCAGACGGAGCAGGTATCGCCGGGCACGGTGGCTACCGCGCCTTCGGGTGTCTCGCTCATCGGTCCGTATATCGGTACCGGAGGAAATGGAACCCGGACGCCGGTACGCACGCAGTCAGGAACGCTGGGATACTCGCATGTGCTGTCACCTGCAACTCTGCTTGAAGCACACACGGCCATCGTCCGCTGGCGCGCAGAAGTCACTCCGCTGGGCCAGGGATTCGCGGCTGCCAGCGCTCTCGGGATACCCGGCATCAACTACAACGCTATCTCCGGGGGATTGCCGGGAATTACCATTTCGAACTTCTCTGCGCTGGGTGATACCTCGTCGTATCCGGAGAACAGCTACATCACAACCTTTCAGTACGATGGCGATGTAATTCACACTGCGGGCAAACACACGGTCAAAGCCGGTCTGCTTTTCCTGCGTCATCGCTTCAACGGATTCTCTGCTTTTCCCGTGCGCGGTACCTACGATTTCAATGGTCAGTTCACGCGGCAGATCGGATCCACCAGCGCGGCCTCCGCCCTGGCCGACTTTGCGATTGGAGCGACGGATGCCGCGAATCGCAACATCCTTACCGGTGAATTCGGAATGCGAACATTCCAACTGGCGCCGTACCTGCAGGACACCTGGCGTGTCACCGATCGGCTGACCCTGGAGTATGGCGCGCGTTATGAGATCAGCGCTCCGCCGTATGAGGTCAACAACCATTGGGCGAACTTTGATGTGGCGTCGGGAACCCTGCGCGTCGCCGGGCTGAATGGCAATAGCCGTCGTTTGCGGAATTTTGACTGGAAGACCTTCTCTCCGCGTGCCGGCGTTGCGTACAGTCTCGATGCGCAAAAGAAGACGGTTCTGCGGGCAGGCTTCGGTCTCTCGTTTGTCGATACGCTCGCTGGTGGAGCGCAGCTCTACAAGAATCTGCCCTACTACTTCGCGCAGGTCATCGCAACGGATAGCGCCGCCGCTCCCGTTTCGCGGCTCAGCGATGGCTTCTCGACTCCCGTGCAGCCCGACCCCAACAATACCACGGCTATCTCTACCGGAAGCCCTACGGCATGGGATGTGAATACGCGGCAGACGGGCGTGTATCAATACAGCCTTGGCCTCCAGCGTGAACTGCGTCAGGATACGATTTTGGAGGTCAGCTACGTTGGTACCCGTTCCCAGCATCTGCTGATCAACAGCCTGAACCTCAACCAGTCCCGGCCAGGAGCAGGCGCACAGAATATACGCAGGCCGTATTACAGCATCAATCCGAACCTGGTGAACGTCGCTTATCGTACCGGTGCGGGCGATGCTTCCTACAACAGCCTGCAGGTGCACCTTGAGAAGCGGACCTCGAAGGGGTTGAACTTCGGCGCGTCTTACACCTATGCGAAGTATCTCTCCGATGCGGGGAATCCGAACGGCGGCGGTAATGCGGACATTCAGGATCACCAGTGCGTCCGCTGCAACTGGGGTTCGACACCGGACGACTTCCGGCACACGCTGGTCTTGAACCATGTGTATGAGCTTCCCTTCGGACGTGGCCGCCAGTTCCTGTCGCGTGGTCCGGTCTCTTACATCGTCGGTCCGTGGAACTTCAGCGGTGTCTGGTCGTTGCATTCCGGCTCGCCTTTCACCGTCTTCTATGGTTCGAATGTCTCCAACTCTTCCGGCGGCGGAACGCAGCGTCCTAACCGCATTGGCTCCGGCCGTCTGAGCAGCGGACGCACGGCAGCGCGTTACTTCGATACCAACGCATTTACCGCGCCGTCGCTGTATAGCTTTGGAAACTCCGGTACGGGCATCCTGACCGGGCCTGGCTACTTCAACGTAGATCTCACGCTGGAGCGGCGTTTCTTCATCACGGAGCGTGTGAGTGCCGACCTGCGTGGAGAATCCTTCAACACCTTCAACCGGGCAAATTTCAATAACCCCAATGCAACCATTGGCACCACGACGGCGGGCGTCATCAGCAGTACCCAGTCTCCGCGTGTGCTGCAGGTTGCCCTGAAAATCAGCTTCTAG
- a CDS encoding sulfatase family protein — protein MDRRALLQNSLLMAASNFVSPFARAQRRSSPPNVLLIMSDQHKRSCMGAYGDTVARTPNLDALARKSVRFTDAYCANPVCTPSRASLMTGLYGHHHEAQDNTHSYAAKHKTMAHHFGAAGYSTALIGKMHWVDAQTHGFDYRLEFNDWFQYLGPKTALYADELGRPNSGSGQPEIDDLWRESGDPWKDARHEDEREGSVHVGRVSRLPEEDHFDSFVARESIRFLHQHRREDGPFFLVSSFLKPHDPFMPAQRFADMFKPEEMKLPASWGKADLASLPKEVAQSIQYNGPTPEVRDEARAKEHIAYYYANLAQMDDCVGQLLRALQQTGFDRDTIILYTSDHGEMLGDLGLWQKFEFYEGSCGVPLLMHVPGGANGVVSTPVSQVSLSATLTELSGVSQLQPNDGKSFASLVKNPAKPATLGPVFAEYALNTPRAKYMVRDGDWKYTFWEHDREELYNLKSDPAELSNVAADPRCRKEAERLKATLFAWHRPANV, from the coding sequence ATGGATCGGCGTGCATTGTTGCAGAACAGTCTCCTGATGGCGGCGTCGAATTTTGTCAGCCCGTTCGCCAGGGCGCAGCGGCGGAGTTCTCCGCCGAATGTTCTGCTGATCATGTCTGACCAGCATAAGCGCAGCTGCATGGGAGCTTATGGCGATACGGTTGCACGAACGCCGAACCTGGATGCACTTGCGCGGAAAAGTGTCCGGTTTACTGATGCGTATTGCGCAAACCCTGTGTGCACGCCTTCCCGCGCTTCCTTGATGACGGGGCTGTACGGCCATCACCACGAGGCGCAGGACAATACACATTCCTATGCTGCGAAGCATAAAACGATGGCGCACCATTTCGGCGCGGCCGGTTACAGTACCGCCCTGATTGGCAAGATGCACTGGGTTGATGCGCAGACGCACGGCTTTGATTACCGTCTCGAGTTCAACGACTGGTTCCAGTACCTTGGGCCAAAAACCGCTCTGTACGCCGACGAACTTGGACGGCCAAACTCAGGTTCCGGGCAGCCGGAGATCGATGATCTGTGGCGCGAATCCGGTGACCCATGGAAGGATGCACGTCACGAGGATGAGCGTGAAGGGTCGGTTCACGTAGGCCGCGTATCGCGTCTTCCTGAGGAAGACCACTTCGATTCTTTCGTTGCGCGGGAATCGATTCGATTCCTGCACCAGCATCGCCGCGAGGATGGTCCCTTCTTCCTGGTGAGTTCTTTTCTCAAGCCGCACGATCCGTTCATGCCTGCGCAGCGCTTTGCCGATATGTTCAAGCCGGAAGAAATGAAGCTGCCCGCAAGCTGGGGCAAGGCGGATCTCGCTTCGCTTCCGAAGGAAGTAGCGCAATCGATCCAGTACAACGGGCCGACACCTGAGGTCAGAGACGAAGCCAGAGCTAAAGAACATATTGCGTACTACTATGCCAACCTTGCGCAGATGGATGACTGCGTCGGCCAGTTGTTGCGCGCGCTGCAGCAGACCGGCTTTGATCGCGACACGATCATTCTGTACACCTCTGACCACGGCGAGATGCTGGGTGATCTCGGCCTCTGGCAGAAGTTCGAATTCTACGAGGGCTCCTGCGGAGTCCCGTTGCTGATGCATGTGCCCGGAGGCGCAAATGGAGTGGTGTCTACGCCGGTCAGCCAGGTCTCACTCAGCGCAACCCTGACAGAGTTGAGCGGTGTTTCGCAACTGCAGCCGAATGATGGAAAGAGCTTTGCGTCTCTGGTCAAAAATCCTGCAAAGCCCGCGACCCTTGGACCGGTCTTTGCGGAGTATGCCCTGAACACTCCGCGGGCGAAGTACATGGTGCGTGATGGCGACTGGAAGTACACCTTCTGGGAGCATGATCGCGAAGAACTCTACAACCTGAAGTCTGACCCCGCCGAGCTAAGCAACGTAGCGGCGGATCCGCGATGTCGCAAGGAAGCCGAACGCCTGAAGGCTACGCTGTTTGCCTGGCATCGTCCAGCAAACGTGTAG
- a CDS encoding formylglycine-generating enzyme family protein gives MEEVIAEPVRPGQQVSLVGMISLAGGSFLMGTDYPYGFPQDGEGPVREVVVSPFHMDACPVTNAQFEAFVRETNYSTEAERFGWSFVFWMHLPEDRFEELAKDTVAAAPWWCQVEGASWKHPEGPGSSLIGRENHPVVHVSWNDAMAFARWAGKSLPTEAQWEFAARGGLEQQLYPWGNDLTPSGRHMCNIWQGQFPNENTVEDGFSGTCPVDAFPANAFGMYSAAGNVWEWCSDWFTADALTRSGHDPAGPQAGDARVMKGGSFLCHASYCNRYRVAARTSNTPDSSTSNIGFRCAISG, from the coding sequence ATGGAAGAGGTCATTGCAGAACCGGTACGTCCTGGGCAGCAGGTTTCGCTTGTGGGCATGATTTCGCTGGCTGGCGGCTCCTTCCTGATGGGAACAGACTATCCGTATGGCTTTCCCCAGGATGGGGAAGGGCCCGTACGAGAGGTCGTTGTCTCGCCCTTCCACATGGATGCCTGTCCCGTCACGAATGCGCAGTTTGAGGCATTCGTGCGCGAGACGAACTACAGCACGGAGGCGGAACGATTTGGCTGGTCTTTCGTCTTCTGGATGCATCTTCCGGAGGATCGTTTCGAGGAGCTGGCCAAAGATACCGTGGCAGCGGCGCCGTGGTGGTGCCAGGTGGAAGGCGCCAGCTGGAAACATCCGGAAGGCCCAGGCTCGTCTTTGATCGGCCGGGAGAATCATCCGGTGGTGCATGTTTCGTGGAACGACGCCATGGCATTTGCGCGCTGGGCCGGCAAGTCGTTGCCGACCGAGGCACAGTGGGAGTTTGCGGCGCGGGGTGGGCTGGAGCAACAGCTCTACCCCTGGGGCAACGACCTGACACCATCCGGCAGACACATGTGCAACATCTGGCAAGGGCAGTTTCCCAACGAAAACACTGTGGAGGATGGCTTCAGCGGAACATGTCCGGTTGACGCCTTTCCGGCGAATGCGTTTGGCATGTACTCCGCGGCGGGGAATGTCTGGGAGTGGTGCTCCGACTGGTTTACGGCGGATGCCCTTACGCGGAGCGGCCATGATCCGGCCGGGCCGCAAGCTGGCGATGCCAGAGTGATGAAAGGCGGCTCCTTTCTATGTCATGCGTCGTACTGCAACCGCTATCGTGTTGCCGCAAGAACCTCAAATACGCCGGATAGCTCGACCTCGAATATCGGCTTTCGCTGTGCTATCTCCGGATAG
- a CDS encoding winged helix-turn-helix domain-containing protein, with protein sequence MQYRHYIFGHFCLDPAQGLLLKDGERIPLPPKPFQALELLVEGRGAIVSKTVLLETIWPDSFVEDSSLTQCIFLLRKALGKTDEGIEIVETVPRRGYRIGIPVDLIEPVSETPAPSAESVRTIELPSAAEAPPDVPDTRNRLPWWAVTAAGIAVVASTLFVLSRNGLIWQKPEILRFTRLTNDGAYKERLISLLTDGSRIYFSEDVDAQSYLAEVSTEGGETSRKPAPHPIDTALAYSRSTNEILFGSLWEQSSEHAFTAMSLSGGSLRSVGELSGHAASWSPDGLHIAYIKGNELILADSDGSHSKPVARMDEPPSWPRWSPDGARIRFSTQHWTQDVGLWEINADGSSLHPLFAKEPWARIACCGDWTPDGRYYVFVVNEARRSSLWIARDRRNFWQSGKPGLLAEGPADFWRAPVFSQDGKQIFALGEQARGELMRYDAASRQFLPYLGGLSTDTLSFSRDGQWMAWTAYPEGTLWRSRIDGTERIRLTDPGSIARFPEWSPDGKQLTYISPGKDNLWKIYQVPSGGGTHELLASDKMNQGVPTWSADGSKLVFGQVVTFGVRQQSFQLRILDLKTHALSPLTGSEGLWKARWSPDGNFISAVTADNHKLKLYDVQSSRWMELADVGVNDCVWSHDGESIYFDSPWEPTIFRYHLKTHTLERYASLKGIRRTGFFGWSLNLAPDDSPVLLREAGIHEVYALQAELP encoded by the coding sequence ATGCAATATCGGCACTATATCTTTGGACATTTTTGCCTTGATCCGGCACAAGGCCTGCTACTCAAGGACGGGGAACGCATCCCTCTCCCCCCAAAACCCTTCCAGGCGTTGGAACTGCTGGTCGAAGGCCGGGGAGCCATCGTCTCAAAGACCGTACTTCTGGAAACAATCTGGCCTGATTCCTTTGTGGAAGACAGCAGCCTGACCCAGTGCATCTTCCTTCTTCGCAAGGCACTGGGCAAGACCGACGAAGGGATCGAGATCGTTGAGACGGTTCCTCGCCGCGGCTACCGGATCGGCATTCCGGTGGACCTTATTGAGCCCGTCTCTGAGACCCCGGCGCCCTCAGCAGAGTCTGTACGGACGATTGAGCTTCCCTCTGCAGCGGAGGCTCCGCCGGATGTTCCAGACACGCGAAACAGACTTCCCTGGTGGGCGGTCACAGCCGCAGGCATTGCCGTCGTCGCGTCGACTCTCTTCGTGCTCTCCCGCAACGGACTTATCTGGCAGAAGCCGGAGATCCTCCGCTTTACGCGCCTGACCAACGATGGCGCCTATAAGGAACGCCTAATCTCCCTGCTCACGGATGGCAGCCGTATCTACTTCAGCGAGGATGTAGATGCTCAAAGCTACCTTGCCGAGGTCTCCACGGAGGGCGGCGAAACCAGCCGTAAGCCAGCGCCCCACCCTATCGATACGGCGCTCGCCTACTCCCGCAGCACAAATGAGATTCTTTTTGGCAGTCTATGGGAGCAGTCGTCCGAACACGCCTTTACAGCCATGTCCTTAAGCGGCGGCTCACTGCGTTCGGTAGGCGAGTTGAGCGGGCATGCTGCAAGCTGGTCTCCGGATGGATTGCACATCGCGTACATCAAGGGCAACGAACTGATTCTTGCAGACAGCGACGGCAGTCACTCGAAGCCGGTTGCGCGCATGGACGAGCCGCCCTCGTGGCCACGATGGTCGCCGGATGGAGCCCGCATCCGCTTCTCCACGCAACACTGGACGCAGGATGTGGGCCTGTGGGAGATCAACGCGGATGGAAGCAGTCTTCACCCACTGTTTGCAAAAGAGCCATGGGCACGGATTGCCTGCTGCGGCGACTGGACGCCGGATGGCCGCTACTACGTGTTTGTCGTCAATGAAGCCCGCCGCAGCAGCCTTTGGATTGCGCGCGACCGCCGCAACTTCTGGCAATCCGGCAAGCCTGGCTTGCTGGCGGAAGGCCCTGCAGACTTCTGGCGGGCACCGGTTTTCTCGCAGGATGGCAAACAGATCTTCGCGCTCGGCGAACAGGCACGCGGTGAACTGATGCGCTACGACGCGGCATCGCGTCAGTTCCTGCCCTACCTCGGAGGTCTTTCCACCGACACGCTTTCCTTCTCCCGCGACGGCCAGTGGATGGCCTGGACGGCGTATCCGGAAGGCACCTTGTGGCGCAGCCGCATTGATGGAACGGAGCGCATCCGGCTCACAGATCCGGGCAGCATCGCCCGCTTTCCAGAATGGTCACCGGACGGAAAACAACTTACCTATATCAGCCCGGGCAAAGATAACCTCTGGAAGATCTATCAGGTTCCATCCGGCGGAGGCACTCACGAGCTTCTTGCCTCTGACAAAATGAACCAGGGCGTTCCGACATGGTCAGCAGACGGCAGCAAGCTCGTCTTCGGCCAGGTTGTTACCTTTGGCGTTCGCCAGCAATCCTTCCAGCTTCGCATCCTCGATCTGAAGACCCATGCACTCTCACCTCTGACTGGCTCGGAAGGCTTATGGAAAGCCCGCTGGAGTCCGGACGGGAACTTTATCTCCGCCGTGACCGCGGACAACCACAAGCTCAAGCTGTATGACGTGCAGAGCTCCCGATGGATGGAGCTTGCCGATGTTGGCGTCAATGACTGCGTCTGGAGCCATGATGGAGAATCCATCTACTTCGACTCGCCATGGGAACCTACGATCTTCCGCTACCACCTGAAGACGCACACCCTGGAACGCTATGCGAGCCTGAAAGGGATACGCCGTACCGGCTTCTTTGGTTGGAGCCTCAACCTTGCTCCCGACGACTCTCCTGTTCTGCTGCGAGAGGCCGGCATCCATGAAGTCTACGCACTGCAGGCCGAGTTACCGTAG
- a CDS encoding tetratricopeptide repeat protein produces MDDKTKPGLQHTPTGNGLSLHSTRSSIVARGRRDAGSAAANPHYRQGVTAYGAGNFTDAVASFRLAAEQGHAESQYLLSTMYDEGQGVSQDTAQAAYWERKAAEQGHAYAQANLSYRYYTANDFAEAFAWCQRAAHSKLAWAQYNLGLMHHKGEGVPPNNTEAAFWYRLAANQNFPEAQQKLADLYYIGQGVPHSYAKAAEWYRKAAAQGNAEAQFQLGHLYYFGQGVEHDYTQSRHWTRQAALKGHEQAIRELKKREYRDP; encoded by the coding sequence ATGGACGATAAAACCAAGCCCGGCCTGCAGCACACCCCGACCGGTAACGGCCTGTCGCTCCATTCCACGCGTTCGAGCATTGTTGCGCGCGGCCGTCGGGATGCCGGGAGTGCAGCCGCGAACCCGCACTACCGGCAGGGTGTCACTGCGTATGGCGCTGGCAACTTCACGGATGCCGTAGCCAGCTTCCGCCTGGCTGCCGAGCAGGGCCATGCCGAGTCGCAGTACCTGCTCAGCACGATGTACGACGAGGGGCAGGGTGTGTCGCAGGACACGGCGCAGGCCGCCTATTGGGAGCGCAAGGCCGCCGAACAAGGACACGCCTACGCGCAGGCCAATCTCAGCTACCGTTACTACACTGCGAACGACTTTGCAGAAGCATTCGCATGGTGTCAGCGCGCAGCCCACAGCAAACTGGCCTGGGCGCAATACAATCTCGGCCTCATGCATCACAAGGGCGAAGGCGTTCCGCCGAACAATACCGAAGCCGCTTTCTGGTACCGTTTAGCCGCGAATCAGAACTTTCCTGAGGCACAGCAGAAGCTGGCTGATCTTTATTACATCGGGCAGGGTGTTCCGCACAGCTATGCCAAGGCTGCGGAGTGGTATCGCAAAGCCGCCGCGCAGGGCAACGCGGAGGCCCAGTTTCAGCTTGGCCATCTTTATTACTTCGGTCAGGGTGTGGAACATGACTACACCCAGTCCCGCCACTGGACACGGCAGGCAGCGCTGAAGGGGCACGAGCAGGCGATCCGCGAACTGAAAAAGCGCGAATACCGCGACCCGTAA
- a CDS encoding sulfatase family protein, with translation MANENHPSRRRFLQTGAVAALAANAFTRKSAAAAPSSEGKYNIVYLHSHDSGRYLRPYGHDVPTPNLSRLAKQGVLFRNVHSAAPTCSPSRAALLTGQSSHASGMLGLAHLGWSLSDYKQHILHTLREHGYISALAGVQHVAADPSVIGYDQLLPHATTSAKDVAPAAVKFLRSKQDKPFFLDVGFFETHREFPEPVDNPDYIQPPAPLPDVAETRLDMAGFHASARILDKGVGEVLDALESAGLAENTLVISTTDHGIAFPNMKCSLRDTGTGISLIMRGPGVFAKPQVSDALLSNIDVFPTLCDYLGIPHPAWLTGKSFLPVLQGSSKQVNEAVFSEVTYHAAYEPKRSVRTTRWKYIRHFDDRSNVVLPNCDDGYSKNFWMDNGWKSLPSVSHEELYDLIFDPNEQNNLAASSESRAKTALADLRGKLDVWMKQTGDPLLHGPVPLVQGGHIMPQDADSPKGLSRYVPRTLK, from the coding sequence ATGGCAAACGAAAACCATCCAAGCCGCCGCCGCTTCCTGCAGACCGGAGCCGTGGCGGCTCTTGCGGCAAATGCGTTTACGCGTAAAAGCGCGGCGGCGGCGCCTTCCTCAGAAGGGAAGTACAACATCGTCTATCTGCACTCGCACGACTCAGGCAGATATCTTCGTCCCTATGGACACGATGTTCCTACGCCAAACCTGAGCCGCCTGGCGAAACAAGGCGTTCTGTTTCGCAATGTGCACAGCGCCGCGCCAACCTGCTCGCCAAGCCGGGCTGCACTGCTGACAGGACAGTCCTCGCACGCGTCGGGCATGCTGGGACTTGCACACCTTGGCTGGAGCCTGAGCGATTACAAGCAGCATATTTTGCATACCCTGCGCGAGCACGGGTATATCTCCGCGCTTGCCGGGGTACAGCATGTTGCGGCGGATCCATCTGTCATTGGCTATGACCAGCTTCTTCCGCACGCCACCACCAGTGCGAAGGATGTTGCACCGGCCGCGGTGAAATTTCTGCGCAGCAAGCAGGACAAGCCGTTCTTCCTGGATGTGGGCTTCTTTGAAACGCATCGCGAGTTTCCGGAGCCGGTCGACAATCCCGACTACATTCAGCCGCCTGCACCATTGCCTGATGTTGCGGAGACGCGGCTGGATATGGCCGGCTTCCACGCCAGTGCACGTATTCTCGATAAAGGAGTGGGTGAGGTTCTGGATGCGCTGGAGAGTGCAGGCCTCGCAGAGAACACGCTCGTCATCAGCACAACCGACCATGGCATCGCCTTCCCGAATATGAAGTGCAGCCTACGCGATACCGGCACAGGCATCTCGCTCATCATGCGTGGGCCGGGTGTCTTCGCAAAGCCGCAGGTGTCAGATGCTCTGCTGTCGAACATTGATGTGTTTCCCACTCTCTGCGACTATCTTGGCATTCCGCATCCGGCGTGGCTTACCGGCAAGTCTTTCCTGCCGGTCCTTCAGGGCAGCAGCAAGCAGGTCAATGAGGCTGTCTTTTCCGAGGTAACTTATCACGCGGCCTATGAACCCAAACGGTCCGTCCGCACAACGCGCTGGAAGTACATTCGTCATTTCGATGACAGGTCCAACGTTGTTCTTCCCAATTGCGATGACGGCTACAGCAAAAACTTCTGGATGGACAATGGGTGGAAGTCTCTCCCCAGCGTCTCGCATGAAGAACTCTATGATCTGATCTTCGATCCGAATGAGCAAAACAACCTGGCAGCCAGCTCCGAATCACGTGCAAAGACTGCTCTTGCGGATCTGCGAGGAAAGCTTGATGTCTGGATGAAGCAGACCGGCGATCCACTGTTGCATGGACCGGTGCCGCTGGTGCAAGGCGGCCACATCATGCCGCAGGACGCCGACTCTCCTAAAGGGCTAAGCCGCTATGTGCCGCGAACGCTCAAATAG
- a CDS encoding SGNH/GDSL hydrolase family protein, with amino-acid sequence MRNCVVFLLLSVTALAHGQIRVINSGWPGRNTAQIEEHLEHELVAVKPDFVVILAGGNDALNEKAFLPPAQTQQSLTKMVQRAEKSGAQVIMVTVHDPDLARLMTRHTPESYGSISPLERQAQVNRIVQQVARENHATLVPFNQVLRDAGGANAELSTDGVHLTARGYGLLAGAVRSALPKSLPANTTILCLGDSLTYGIGVRVQDTPETPDTYPSQLRALLR; translated from the coding sequence ATGCGAAACTGTGTTGTCTTTCTATTGCTAAGTGTTACGGCCTTGGCGCATGGACAGATCCGTGTCATCAACAGCGGGTGGCCAGGAAGAAACACCGCTCAGATTGAAGAGCATCTCGAGCACGAACTGGTTGCCGTGAAGCCGGACTTTGTCGTGATTCTGGCAGGCGGCAACGATGCGTTGAATGAGAAGGCATTTCTGCCTCCTGCGCAGACGCAGCAGAGCCTGACGAAGATGGTGCAGCGTGCGGAGAAGTCCGGGGCGCAGGTCATCATGGTTACCGTGCATGACCCCGATCTTGCCCGGTTGATGACACGGCACACGCCAGAGTCATACGGCAGCATTTCTCCGCTTGAGCGGCAGGCACAGGTCAATCGCATTGTGCAGCAGGTCGCGCGCGAAAACCACGCCACGCTGGTTCCATTCAACCAGGTGCTGCGGGATGCTGGTGGCGCAAACGCCGAACTCAGCACGGACGGCGTTCATCTTACCGCTCGCGGATATGGCTTACTCGCCGGGGCCGTGCGGTCTGCCTTGCCAAAGTCCTTGCCCGCGAACACCACGATTCTGTGCCTGGGAGACAGTCTTACCTATGGCATCGGCGTGCGTGTGCAGGATACGCCGGAAACGCCCGATACCTACCCATCGCAACTGAGGGCGCTGCTTCGTTAG